Proteins co-encoded in one Flavobacterium fluviale genomic window:
- a CDS encoding DUF2062 domain-containing protein, whose translation MKSTQELLNSTSFCVIVPTYNNQKTLKKVLDSILDFTSNVIIVNDGSTDSTSEILKQYSQLTQIHHPKNLGKGRALRNGFRKAIELNFDYAITIDSDGQHFAADIPIFIEAIQNEPNALLIGSRNMAQENVPKKSSFGNKFSNFWFKFETGIKLDDTQSGFRLYPLRLLPKRFYTNKFEFEIEVIVRAAWKGIVVKNIPIQVLYDPAERVSHFRPFRDFTRISILNTVLVTNALLYIKPRDFFRRAKKKGFKKFFLEDILESNDSNFKKSAAIALGIFIGLSPFWGFQTILLFTFAAIFRLNKVIAYLTSNVSFPPFIPFIIYGSLKVGSFFVSSDAPLILDSSMTFDDIQKNAAQYIVGSLILATVSALSAGLISYFLLTAFSSKNKPNI comes from the coding sequence ATGAAATCAACGCAGGAATTGCTGAATTCGACTAGCTTTTGTGTTATTGTACCAACTTACAATAACCAAAAAACACTAAAAAAAGTACTGGATTCTATTTTAGATTTCACCTCAAATGTTATTATAGTCAATGACGGTTCAACCGATTCGACAAGCGAAATTCTAAAACAATATTCGCAGCTGACGCAGATTCATCATCCTAAAAATTTAGGAAAGGGACGCGCGCTTCGAAATGGTTTTAGAAAAGCTATCGAATTGAATTTTGATTATGCCATTACGATAGATTCTGACGGACAGCATTTTGCTGCAGACATTCCGATTTTTATTGAAGCAATTCAAAACGAACCGAATGCTCTCCTGATTGGAAGCCGTAACATGGCGCAGGAAAATGTTCCGAAGAAAAGTAGTTTTGGTAACAAGTTTTCTAATTTCTGGTTTAAGTTCGAAACTGGAATTAAGCTCGATGATACACAATCTGGATTTCGATTATATCCTTTGCGATTGCTTCCGAAACGTTTTTACACCAATAAATTTGAATTTGAAATCGAAGTCATTGTGCGCGCTGCGTGGAAAGGAATTGTAGTTAAAAATATTCCGATTCAGGTTTTATATGATCCTGCAGAAAGAGTTTCGCATTTTCGTCCGTTTCGAGATTTTACCCGAATTAGTATTCTGAATACTGTTTTGGTAACCAATGCTTTGTTGTATATTAAGCCTCGAGATTTCTTTAGAAGAGCAAAAAAAAAAGGTTTTAAAAAATTCTTTCTAGAAGATATTTTAGAAAGCAACGATTCTAATTTTAAAAAATCGGCCGCCATTGCTTTAGGTATTTTTATCGGACTTTCTCCTTTCTGGGGATTCCAGACTATTTTGCTTTTTACTTTTGCCGCGATTTTTCGACTGAACAAAGTAATCGCATATTTAACTTCTAATGTGAGTTTTCCGCCTTTTATACCCTTTATTATTTACGGTTCTTTGAAAGTAGGAAGCTTTTTTGTTTCCAGCGATGCCCCGCTAATTTTAGATAGTTCGATGACATTTGATGATATTCAAAAAAATGCTGCACAATATATCGTCGGAAGTCTTATTTTAGCAACCGTTTCGGCACTATCAGCTGGTCTTATAAGTTATTTCCTTTTAACTGCTTTTAGTTCTAAAAACAAACCAAATATTTAA
- a CDS encoding 3-hydroxyacyl-ACP dehydratase has product MVLKDFYKVLSEEKVSDSKYNITILINEKHEVFKGHFPGNPIMPGVCMIQIIKELTESITKSSLMIQSLANVKFMALINPEVTPELRLELDVTITEDDLVKVKNTTYFNDTTALKLSMVYKKI; this is encoded by the coding sequence ATGGTTTTAAAAGATTTTTATAAAGTACTATCAGAAGAAAAAGTTTCTGATTCAAAATATAATATTACGATTTTAATCAATGAAAAACATGAGGTTTTTAAAGGACATTTCCCTGGAAATCCTATTATGCCTGGTGTTTGCATGATTCAGATTATCAAGGAACTGACAGAATCTATTACAAAAAGTTCATTGATGATTCAGTCTTTGGCAAATGTAAAATTCATGGCACTGATTAATCCTGAGGTAACTCCGGAATTACGTTTGGAGCTTGATGTTACTATAACCGAAGACGATTTGGTAAAAGTGAAAAACACGACTTACTTTAACGACACTACTGCTCTAAAATTGAGTATGGTGTACAAAAAAATATAA
- a CDS encoding C45 family autoproteolytic acyltransferase/hydolase, which produces MKSRIIYFFFLGFLSVLTSCGTSKSKHHKPDITAYNSAKPVVEKITDSTFISGKNSFLKNKQGLWELYIEGDPLEIGLTTGALTDSLLQKQQRIFFSKITDFIPSKLQQKMLRQFLKWYNRKLYLNVPNEYQTEIYGVSQYTSNEFDNIAPQYQRSLYLHAAHDIGHALQDLALVGCSSFAAWNEKSEDGNLILARNFDFYVNDAFAENKIAAFIKPKEGFPFMMVTWPGMIGAVSGMNYEGLTVTINASKSKIPLSAKTPISILTREILQHAKTLDEAIAIAKKRKVFVSESIMVGSANDNKAILIEVSPNKMDIYDVANSDQLICSNHFQGEAFAADKRNLEQIANSHSEYRLERMQELLAENSKVNPKIASEILRNKDGLQNISLGYGNEKALNQLLAHHGIIFKPKEKLVWVSANPYQLGEFVCYDLNAVFGENRNKTESFQSKNLNIAKDPFLETTAYQNFKKFKVEDHKIDLLLENKELISPEFIQNYQSLNPDYWVVYYKAGLYFYQKKEYLQAKLNFEKALTLEITTVPDKEKIEKYLKKVKRKLQ; this is translated from the coding sequence ATGAAAAGCCGAATTATATATTTCTTCTTTCTCGGTTTTTTAAGCGTGCTGACTTCTTGCGGTACATCAAAATCAAAACATCATAAACCAGATATTACGGCTTATAATTCGGCAAAACCCGTTGTTGAAAAAATAACAGACAGCACATTTATTTCTGGGAAAAATTCATTTTTAAAAAATAAACAAGGTCTTTGGGAATTATATATCGAAGGCGATCCATTGGAAATTGGTTTAACAACCGGCGCTCTAACCGACTCGCTTTTGCAAAAGCAACAGCGTATTTTTTTCTCCAAAATCACCGATTTTATCCCGTCCAAATTGCAGCAGAAAATGCTTCGCCAGTTTTTAAAATGGTATAATCGCAAATTGTATTTGAATGTTCCAAATGAATATCAAACTGAAATTTACGGCGTTTCGCAATATACTTCGAATGAGTTTGATAATATCGCACCGCAATATCAGCGCAGTTTATATTTACACGCTGCGCACGATATTGGGCATGCGCTTCAAGATCTGGCTTTAGTAGGCTGTTCTTCTTTTGCGGCGTGGAACGAAAAATCGGAAGACGGCAATTTAATTTTGGCGCGTAATTTTGATTTTTATGTGAATGACGCTTTCGCGGAAAATAAAATCGCAGCCTTTATCAAACCTAAAGAAGGATTTCCGTTTATGATGGTAACTTGGCCAGGAATGATTGGAGCCGTTTCTGGAATGAATTATGAAGGATTGACTGTGACAATAAATGCTTCTAAATCTAAAATTCCGCTGAGCGCGAAAACTCCAATTTCGATTTTGACACGTGAAATTTTACAGCACGCCAAAACTTTAGACGAAGCCATCGCCATTGCAAAAAAGAGAAAAGTATTTGTTTCCGAGTCGATTATGGTTGGAAGCGCCAATGACAACAAAGCCATTTTAATTGAAGTTTCACCCAATAAAATGGATATTTACGATGTTGCCAACAGTGATCAATTAATCTGTTCGAATCATTTTCAAGGTGAAGCTTTTGCAGCTGATAAACGAAATCTGGAACAAATTGCAAACAGCCATTCTGAATATCGATTGGAAAGAATGCAGGAATTACTGGCTGAGAATTCAAAAGTAAATCCAAAAATTGCTTCGGAAATTCTTCGAAATAAAGACGGTTTACAAAACATTTCTTTAGGATATGGAAATGAAAAAGCACTGAATCAGCTGTTAGCACATCACGGAATTATTTTTAAACCGAAAGAAAAATTAGTCTGGGTTTCGGCAAATCCATATCAATTGGGGGAATTTGTCTGTTATGATCTGAACGCTGTTTTTGGTGAAAATAGGAATAAGACAGAATCTTTTCAAAGTAAAAATCTGAATATTGCCAAAGATCCCTTTTTGGAAACAACTGCTTATCAGAATTTTAAAAAATTTAAAGTTGAAGATCATAAAATAGATCTGCTTCTTGAGAACAAAGAACTGATTTCTCCAGAGTTTATTCAAAATTATCAATCGTTAAACCCAGATTATTGGGTTGTATATTATAAGGCAGGATTGTACTTTTACCAAAAAAAGGAATATCTGCAGGCTAAGCTTAATTTTGAAAAAGCCTTAACCCTTGAAATTACTACAGTTCCTGATAAAGAAAAGATTGAAAAATATTTAAAAAAAGTCAAAAGAAAATTACAATGA
- a CDS encoding phytoene desaturase family protein: MKKEYDVVIVGSGLGGLVSAVILAKEGYSVGVLEKNNQYGGNLQTFVRDKTIFDTGIHYIGGLGEGQNLHQYFKYIGIMDHLNLKKLDENGFDIISFEDDKTEYPHAQGFENFIQQLTNYFPEEKENLLNYCQKIKEVCKAFPLYNLESEGKYDDEILALNAKETIDSFTQNEKLKAVLAGSNFLYAGIAEKSPFYVHALVVNSYIESSWRCINGGSQITKQLLKQLKKYDGEFFKHKEVIQFEVENQKVNSVKMKDGTEVLGTYFISNIEPKTTLKMAGQENFRKPFFNRIQNLENVFSAFSLYIVFKPKTFKYINHNYYHFKSTDDVWTAHDYDENSWPKTFMASMNPSQKDEEWADGMTFLTYMKYEDVKTWENTFNTTFEENGRGESYEEFKTKKATKFLEEIEKKFPGIKDCIKSVHTSTPLSYRDYIGGDGGNMYGYIKDSNNPMKTLIPTKTKLENLYLTGQSINMHGVLGVTVGAVLTCSEIVGKEYLLEKIKKASE; this comes from the coding sequence ATGAAAAAAGAGTACGATGTAGTCATAGTTGGCAGCGGTTTAGGCGGATTGGTTTCTGCGGTAATTCTGGCAAAAGAAGGCTACAGCGTTGGTGTGCTCGAAAAAAACAATCAGTACGGGGGAAATCTTCAGACTTTCGTAAGAGATAAAACCATTTTTGATACGGGGATCCATTACATCGGAGGTTTGGGGGAAGGTCAGAATCTTCATCAATATTTCAAATATATTGGAATAATGGATCATTTGAATCTAAAAAAACTAGATGAAAATGGTTTTGATATTATTTCTTTTGAGGATGATAAAACCGAATATCCGCATGCGCAGGGTTTCGAAAATTTCATTCAGCAATTAACAAATTACTTTCCTGAAGAAAAAGAAAACCTCTTGAACTACTGTCAAAAGATAAAGGAGGTCTGCAAAGCATTTCCTCTTTACAATTTAGAATCTGAAGGAAAATATGATGATGAAATTTTAGCGCTTAACGCGAAAGAAACCATCGATTCCTTTACTCAAAATGAAAAACTGAAAGCGGTTTTGGCTGGATCCAATTTTCTTTACGCCGGAATTGCAGAGAAATCTCCGTTTTATGTACATGCACTTGTTGTCAATTCTTATATTGAAAGTTCTTGGCGCTGCATAAATGGTGGAAGTCAGATTACGAAACAACTTCTCAAACAACTCAAAAAATACGACGGTGAATTTTTTAAACACAAAGAAGTAATCCAATTTGAGGTTGAAAACCAAAAAGTAAATTCGGTTAAAATGAAAGACGGAACCGAAGTTTTGGGAACATATTTCATTTCTAACATAGAACCAAAAACGACTTTGAAAATGGCGGGCCAGGAAAACTTCCGCAAACCATTTTTCAATAGAATTCAAAATCTGGAAAATGTTTTTTCAGCTTTTAGCCTCTATATTGTTTTTAAACCCAAAACTTTCAAATACATCAATCATAATTATTACCATTTTAAAAGTACTGATGATGTTTGGACTGCGCATGATTACGACGAAAATTCATGGCCCAAAACTTTTATGGCATCTATGAATCCGTCACAAAAAGACGAAGAATGGGCAGATGGGATGACTTTTTTAACTTATATGAAATATGAGGATGTTAAAACTTGGGAAAACACTTTTAACACCACTTTTGAAGAGAATGGCCGAGGCGAAAGTTATGAGGAATTTAAAACCAAAAAAGCGACAAAATTTTTAGAGGAAATCGAAAAGAAATTTCCTGGAATTAAAGACTGTATAAAATCGGTTCATACTTCGACCCCACTTTCGTACCGCGACTATATTGGCGGCGACGGCGGTAATATGTACGGTTATATCAAAGATTCTAATAATCCGATGAAAACTTTAATTCCCACAAAAACTAAACTAGAAAATCTGTATCTTACGGGCCAAAGTATCAACATGCACGGTGTCTTGGGCGTTACGGTTGGAGCTGTTTTAACCTGCTCTGAAATTGTAGGTAAAGAGTATCTGCTGGAAAAAATTAAAAAAGCATCTGAATAA
- the dusB gene encoding tRNA dihydrouridine synthase DusB codes for MVKIGNIELPEFPLLLAPMEDVSDPPFRRLCKAHGADMMYSEFISSEGLIRDAIKSRMKLDIFDYERPVGIQIFGGDEEAMEMSSKIVSTVKPDLVDINFGCPVKKVVCKGAGAGVLKDVDLMVRLTQAVIKGTDLPVTVKTRLGWDENSINIDEVAERLQDIGVQALTIHARTRAQMYKGHSDWSHIARVKNNPRITMPIFGNGDIDSPEKALQYKNEYGIDGIMIGRAAIGYPWIFNEIKHYFKTGEHLPAPTVIDRVEAARNHLMWSMEWKGERLGIVEMRRHYTNYFKGIHSFKEFKQKLVTTDAPEDLFAIMKEIEQVYAGYEFV; via the coding sequence ATGGTCAAGATTGGCAACATAGAATTACCTGAATTTCCTTTATTACTCGCACCGATGGAAGACGTCAGTGATCCGCCGTTTCGCAGATTATGTAAAGCGCACGGAGCTGATATGATGTATTCTGAATTTATTTCGTCGGAAGGATTAATTCGTGATGCTATAAAAAGCCGCATGAAGCTGGATATTTTTGATTACGAACGTCCTGTCGGAATTCAGATTTTTGGCGGCGATGAAGAAGCAATGGAAATGTCGTCTAAAATTGTTTCGACAGTAAAACCTGATTTAGTGGATATCAATTTTGGATGTCCAGTAAAAAAAGTAGTTTGCAAAGGTGCTGGAGCGGGAGTTTTAAAAGATGTTGATTTGATGGTACGTTTGACACAAGCGGTTATTAAAGGAACTGATTTGCCTGTTACAGTAAAAACGCGTTTAGGCTGGGATGAAAACTCAATTAATATCGATGAAGTTGCTGAAAGACTTCAGGATATTGGCGTTCAAGCTTTAACGATTCATGCTAGAACCCGAGCTCAAATGTATAAAGGTCATTCTGATTGGTCACATATTGCACGTGTAAAGAACAACCCAAGAATTACAATGCCTATTTTCGGAAACGGCGATATAGATAGTCCTGAAAAAGCATTACAATATAAAAACGAATACGGAATTGACGGTATCATGATTGGCCGTGCGGCGATTGGATATCCGTGGATTTTTAACGAAATCAAACACTATTTTAAAACAGGCGAGCACTTACCTGCTCCAACGGTTATTGATCGTGTTGAAGCTGCGAGAAATCATTTAATGTGGTCAATGGAATGGAAAGGTGAACGTTTGGGAATTGTAGAAATGCGTCGTCACTATACGAACTATTTCAAAGGAATTCATTCGTTTAAAGAATTCAAACAAAAATTAGTTACTACAGATGCTCCTGAAGATTTATTTGCTATTATGAAAGAGATTGAACAGGTGTATGCAGGATATGAGTTTGTTTAG
- a CDS encoding 1-acyl-sn-glycerol-3-phosphate acyltransferase, with protein sequence MHQYFYAIHLFVNRRKSLSVFLAVLMLLVFGFFASRLKFEEDITKLIPTNDKTDVTAKVLKQLNFADKTTVIFKLEKNGSADDLKEMATAFSDSVSKSCKPYITGIQGKIDEENIQETIDFVYNNLPLFLDNKDYQNIQQKLEKDSIAATVQGNYKSIISPSGFVTKDFILQDPFGISFIALKKLQQLNIGDDFTLENGFVMTKDKKKLLLFITSNIPSSETEKNTIFAENLKSIQENLNQKFKGKTSISYFGSALIAVANANQIKSDIILTTSIAMFTLMLILILFYRKILIPLIIFLPTVFGGLFAVAFLYFVREQISAISLGIGSILLGITIDYSIHILTHYKHNSDVKTLYKDITMPVIMSSSTTAVAFLCLLFVKSDALNDLGIFAAVIAMATGVFSLLIVPHLYKPKENPAEHKKNVIDKMAHFSFHNNKILIGLCVIITIICCFTYNDVGFNNDLSQLNFIPKDIKAAEKQLEESTSLTSKTIYVASYGKSMEEALQHNSKLFEDLSKEKQQDKILNFSSVGGIVLSQKEQIEKINKWNSFWTSQKKEFIKSELIAEGAKLGFKPTTYNLFFDHLDFDFKPVGAAEFLKIKALQLQEFITEKNGFYTISTLVKVAPEQRDVFVKSASAKENIIAIDRQQMNETFFNTLKTDFNSLVNYSFVAVILILFFFFRRIELVIISCIPIALTGIVTAGIMGIFGIQMNIFSMIVCTLIFGHGVDFSIFMTSALQKEYSTGVNEIAVYRTSIILAVITTILGIGAMIFAKHPALTSISAVSLIGVFAALIITFIFYPILFKLFLSNRPKKGNPPFQLRTFVHGVISFAYYGLGGIVMSIFSFTIMPILPFSKKSKMKAFRYVISKFMKSVLYSNPFIRKKVINNFNETFEKPAVIIANHSSFIDILTIGMLSPKIIFLVSDWVYNSPIFGGVVRKAGFYPVSEGLEGGVEHLRKKINEGYSLMIFPEGTRSENNVIKRFHKGAFFLAEEFNLDIIPIVIHGASELIPKGDFVIHHGNLTVNILQRISPDDSSFGTNYTERTKQISSYFKAEYRKIRQELEGPDYFKKMLIASYDYKEIEIGNSVKQDLKQNLETYYNLNKHIQPKAKILHLGNDYGQLDVLVALQEPQRKIFSFINDEEKLLVAKTNYIVSKRKISYLDQLETAFENQYDVLLISDESYKNNLEKGFQNVSFIILVNCPNLKNQITSSDFEIVSDEKGLLVLKKKE encoded by the coding sequence ATGCATCAATACTTCTACGCCATTCATTTATTTGTAAATCGAAGAAAATCTCTTTCGGTTTTTTTGGCTGTTTTGATGCTTTTAGTTTTCGGATTTTTTGCTTCAAGATTAAAGTTTGAAGAAGATATTACCAAACTTATACCAACCAACGATAAAACGGATGTTACCGCCAAAGTGCTCAAACAACTCAATTTTGCTGATAAAACTACCGTAATTTTCAAACTCGAAAAAAACGGTTCGGCCGATGATTTAAAAGAAATGGCGACTGCTTTTTCAGACAGCGTTTCTAAATCCTGCAAACCTTACATAACAGGAATTCAAGGAAAAATAGACGAAGAAAACATCCAAGAAACCATTGATTTTGTTTACAACAATCTGCCTCTTTTTCTAGATAATAAAGATTATCAAAACATTCAGCAGAAGTTAGAAAAAGACAGCATTGCAGCAACTGTTCAAGGAAATTACAAATCGATTATTTCTCCGTCTGGATTTGTTACCAAAGATTTTATTCTGCAGGATCCTTTTGGAATTTCATTTATCGCTTTAAAAAAATTACAGCAATTAAATATTGGTGATGATTTTACGCTGGAAAATGGTTTTGTAATGACTAAAGACAAAAAGAAATTATTGCTTTTTATTACTTCTAATATTCCGTCTAGCGAAACCGAAAAAAACACCATTTTTGCCGAAAACCTCAAATCTATTCAGGAAAACCTAAATCAGAAATTTAAAGGGAAAACTTCTATCAGTTATTTTGGTTCTGCTTTAATTGCTGTTGCAAACGCCAATCAAATTAAGAGCGACATTATTTTAACGACATCCATTGCGATGTTTACGTTAATGCTAATTCTGATTTTGTTTTATCGAAAGATTTTAATTCCGCTGATTATTTTTCTTCCAACTGTTTTTGGAGGTTTGTTTGCAGTTGCTTTTTTATATTTCGTCAGAGAACAAATTTCTGCAATTTCATTAGGAATTGGTTCTATTTTATTGGGAATTACGATTGATTATTCTATTCATATTCTCACACATTACAAACATAATAGCGATGTAAAAACGTTGTACAAAGACATTACAATGCCCGTTATTATGAGTAGCTCTACAACTGCCGTGGCGTTTTTATGTCTGCTTTTTGTAAAATCTGATGCGTTAAATGATCTCGGAATTTTCGCTGCTGTTATTGCTATGGCGACTGGAGTTTTTTCGCTTTTAATTGTTCCGCATTTGTATAAACCAAAGGAAAATCCAGCAGAACATAAAAAAAACGTGATCGATAAAATGGCACATTTTTCTTTTCACAACAATAAAATCTTAATTGGACTTTGTGTTATCATTACCATTATATGTTGTTTCACTTATAATGATGTGGGTTTTAATAACGATTTGTCGCAGTTGAATTTTATTCCGAAAGACATTAAAGCTGCAGAAAAACAATTGGAAGAAAGCACAAGTTTAACTTCCAAAACCATTTATGTCGCTTCGTACGGAAAAAGTATGGAAGAAGCTTTGCAACATAACAGTAAGCTCTTTGAAGATTTATCTAAAGAAAAACAGCAGGATAAAATTTTAAATTTCAGTTCAGTTGGCGGTATTGTGCTTTCTCAAAAAGAACAAATTGAAAAAATTAATAAATGGAATTCATTTTGGACTTCGCAGAAAAAGGAATTCATAAAATCAGAATTAATTGCTGAAGGCGCTAAACTTGGTTTTAAACCTACAACTTATAATTTATTTTTTGATCATTTAGATTTTGATTTCAAACCTGTTGGTGCAGCTGAATTTTTAAAGATTAAAGCACTGCAATTACAAGAATTTATAACCGAAAAAAATGGTTTTTATACCATTTCAACTTTAGTAAAGGTCGCGCCTGAGCAGCGTGATGTTTTTGTAAAATCTGCTTCAGCAAAAGAAAACATAATTGCAATCGATCGCCAGCAGATGAACGAAACGTTTTTCAATACTTTAAAAACCGATTTTAATTCACTTGTCAATTATTCTTTCGTTGCTGTAATTCTAATTCTATTTTTCTTTTTCCGAAGAATCGAATTGGTTATTATCAGCTGTATTCCAATTGCTTTAACTGGAATTGTAACAGCAGGAATTATGGGCATTTTTGGCATTCAAATGAATATTTTCAGTATGATTGTCTGCACTTTGATTTTTGGTCACGGAGTCGATTTCAGTATTTTTATGACGAGCGCATTACAAAAAGAATATTCGACCGGCGTTAACGAAATTGCAGTTTACAGAACGTCAATTATCTTGGCGGTTATTACAACGATTTTAGGAATTGGTGCGATGATATTTGCCAAACATCCTGCATTGACTTCAATTTCAGCGGTTTCTTTAATTGGGGTTTTTGCAGCTCTGATTATTACCTTCATTTTTTATCCGATTTTATTCAAGCTGTTTTTATCAAATCGTCCAAAAAAAGGAAACCCTCCTTTCCAATTACGAACTTTTGTACACGGCGTAATTTCGTTTGCTTATTATGGTTTGGGCGGAATCGTAATGTCGATTTTTAGCTTTACCATTATGCCAATTTTGCCTTTCAGCAAAAAATCAAAAATGAAAGCGTTCCGATATGTGATTTCAAAATTCATGAAATCGGTATTGTATTCCAATCCTTTTATACGCAAAAAAGTCATTAATAATTTTAATGAAACTTTTGAAAAACCAGCTGTAATTATTGCCAATCATTCATCGTTTATAGACATTTTGACAATCGGAATGCTGAGTCCAAAAATTATTTTCTTAGTTAGCGACTGGGTTTACAACTCCCCTATTTTTGGCGGTGTCGTTAGAAAAGCAGGATTTTATCCCGTTTCTGAAGGTCTGGAAGGAGGCGTTGAACATTTACGAAAAAAAATAAACGAAGGATATTCTTTAATGATTTTTCCAGAAGGAACACGATCCGAAAATAATGTTATTAAACGCTTTCACAAAGGTGCTTTTTTCCTTGCAGAAGAATTCAATTTAGACATAATTCCGATCGTTATTCACGGTGCATCAGAACTGATTCCGAAAGGTGATTTTGTCATTCATCATGGAAATTTGACGGTTAATATCTTGCAGAGAATTAGTCCTGATGATTCCTCATTTGGAACTAATTATACCGAAAGAACCAAACAGATAAGTTCTTATTTTAAAGCAGAATATCGTAAAATTCGCCAAGAACTTGAAGGTCCAGATTATTTCAAAAAAATGCTGATCGCCAGTTATGATTATAAAGAAATTGAAATTGGCAACAGCGTAAAACAAGATTTAAAGCAAAATCTGGAAACCTATTATAACTTAAATAAACACATTCAGCCAAAAGCAAAAATCCTGCATTTAGGAAATGATTATGGACAGCTGGATGTTTTAGTAGCTTTGCAGGAACCGCAGCGAAAAATATTTTCTTTCATAAATGATGAAGAAAAATTGCTCGTTGCCAAAACGAATTATATTGTATCCAAAAGAAAAATATCATATTTGGATCAATTGGAGACTGCATTTGAAAATCAATATGATGTCCTTTTGATTTCTGATGAAAGTTACAAAAACAACCTTGAAAAAGGATTTCAAAACGTTTCGTTTATAATTTTAGTAAATTGTCCGAATTTAAAAAATCAGATTACAAGTTCAGATTTTGAAATAGTTTCTGACGAAAAAGGTTTACTTGTTTTAAAGAAAAAAGAATGA
- a CDS encoding phenylacetate--CoA ligase family protein translates to MIPAIEKDSLEEIKIFQEKKLVELLEYISQNSPFYKRLFAGQNIDISKVKTLEDLQFLPVTTKEDLQQYNDDFLCVPQQKIIDYASTSGTLGDPVTFGLTDSDLDRLAYNEAISFACAGIAEGDVVQLMTTIDRKFMAGLAYFLGLRKLKVSVIRVGAGIPEMQWDSILKYNPSYLITVPSFLLKLIEYAEAHEIDYNNSSIKGAVCIGESLREQDFSMNILSKKITDKWNIKLFSTYASTEMSTAFTECEHGKGGHHHPELIIVEVLDENNQPVKNGETGELTFTTLGIEAMPLLRFKTGDMVQFHDEPCACGRNTLRVGPVVGRKKQMIKYKGTTLYPPAMNDVLSSFDTIENHLIEISTNDLGTDEILIKIAAKNQTPEFLQEIKDHFRAKLRVTPKIEFASKEVLNPLVFNPMSRKPIRFFDYR, encoded by the coding sequence ATGATTCCAGCAATAGAAAAAGATTCTTTAGAAGAAATTAAAATTTTTCAAGAAAAAAAATTAGTTGAACTTCTAGAATACATCAGTCAAAATTCTCCTTTTTACAAAAGACTTTTTGCTGGACAAAATATTGATATTTCTAAAGTAAAAACATTAGAAGATTTACAATTTCTTCCTGTTACAACGAAAGAAGATCTACAGCAATATAACGATGATTTTTTGTGTGTTCCGCAGCAAAAAATTATCGATTATGCCTCAACTTCAGGAACTTTAGGCGATCCTGTAACTTTCGGTTTAACCGATTCAGATTTGGATCGATTGGCTTATAACGAAGCGATTTCGTTCGCCTGCGCCGGGATTGCAGAAGGAGATGTTGTACAGTTAATGACGACAATTGACCGAAAATTTATGGCTGGTTTGGCTTATTTTTTAGGTCTTAGAAAATTGAAAGTCAGCGTAATTCGTGTTGGTGCTGGAATTCCAGAAATGCAGTGGGATTCTATTTTAAAATACAATCCAAGTTATTTAATTACCGTTCCGTCTTTCCTTTTAAAATTAATTGAATACGCTGAAGCCCACGAAATCGATTATAATAATTCGAGTATAAAAGGCGCAGTTTGTATTGGAGAATCTTTGAGAGAACAAGATTTTTCGATGAATATACTATCCAAAAAGATTACTGATAAGTGGAATATTAAGTTGTTTTCGACTTATGCTTCTACAGAAATGAGCACCGCTTTTACAGAATGTGAACACGGAAAGGGCGGACATCATCACCCAGAATTAATCATTGTAGAAGTTTTAGACGAAAATAATCAGCCTGTAAAAAATGGAGAAACCGGCGAACTTACTTTTACTACTTTAGGAATTGAAGCGATGCCCCTTCTGCGTTTTAAAACTGGAGATATGGTTCAGTTTCATGATGAGCCTTGTGCTTGCGGAAGAAACACCTTACGTGTTGGTCCAGTTGTTGGCCGTAAAAAACAAATGATTAAATATAAAGGCACAACTCTTTATCCGCCAGCAATGAACGATGTTTTGAGCAGTTTTGATACTATCGAAAATCATCTTATCGAAATTTCAACTAACGATTTAGGCACAGACGAAATCCTGATTAAAATTGCTGCCAAAAATCAAACTCCCGAATTTCTTCAGGAAATAAAAGATCATTTTAGAGCCAAACTAAGAGTAACTCCAAAAATAGAATTTGCCTCAAAAGAAGTTTTAAATCCGCTAGTTTTTAATCCGATGAGTCGAAAACCTATTCGCTTTTTTGATTATAGATAA